The proteins below are encoded in one region of Syntrophotalea carbinolica DSM 2380:
- a CDS encoding ComF family protein translates to MLSFLRAELRGLFELLLPPCCPLCGTLLKSGVGDAFCPACLDAFAPLDSACCPRCALPYPQPSGSDHLCEACLRHEPPFVWTRCLGLYEAKLREAVHAFKFHGKVHFDRPLARLLAARLETVRQDYRPDLLIAVPLHRQRLRARTYNQSLLLARELGRFWRLPAPARLLRRVRPTHSQQGLSGDDRRRNLKGAFALTQKLAGQRVLLVDDVLTTGATARECAATLLAGGASSVAVAVLARARLQKLQ, encoded by the coding sequence GTGCTATCTTTTCTCCGCGCCGAACTGCGAGGCTTATTTGAACTGCTGCTGCCGCCGTGCTGCCCGCTGTGCGGCACGCTGCTGAAAAGCGGGGTGGGCGATGCTTTCTGTCCGGCGTGTCTCGATGCCTTCGCTCCCCTCGACAGCGCATGCTGTCCCCGTTGTGCCTTGCCTTATCCCCAGCCGTCCGGCAGCGACCATCTGTGCGAAGCCTGTTTGCGGCATGAACCGCCCTTTGTCTGGACGCGTTGCCTTGGCTTGTATGAGGCGAAATTGCGCGAGGCCGTGCATGCTTTTAAATTTCACGGCAAGGTGCATTTCGATCGCCCATTGGCCCGCCTCCTGGCTGCCCGGCTGGAAACTGTCCGTCAAGACTATCGCCCCGATCTTCTGATTGCCGTACCGCTGCATCGGCAGCGGTTGCGCGCGCGTACCTACAATCAGTCGCTGTTGCTGGCGCGCGAACTCGGCCGTTTCTGGCGGCTCCCGGCGCCTGCGCGATTGCTGCGGAGAGTCCGGCCGACCCATTCCCAGCAGGGGCTTTCGGGGGACGATCGGAGGCGTAACCTCAAGGGGGCTTTTGCGTTGACGCAAAAACTTGCGGGGCAACGCGTTCTGCTTGTGGACGATGTTCTGACCACGGGTGCCACGGCGCGGGAATGTGCCGCGACCCTGCTGGCCGGAGGGGCTTCGAGCGTGGCGGTGGCGGTGTTGGCACGCGCTCGTTTGCAGAAACTTCAATGA
- the gpmI gene encoding 2,3-bisphosphoglycerate-independent phosphoglycerate mutase has protein sequence MRRPVALVILDGWGINPVCEHNAVCQADTPRLRALLESWPHARIGASGRDVGLPDGQMGNSEVGHLNIGAGRTVYQDLTRISLSIEEDTFFENTELRKVMQQVVESQGKLHLMGLLSDGGVHSHMEHLYALVEMARRAGVEQVCIHAFMDGRDTPPQSGAGYLAQLEDKLQDIGLGRVATVIGRYWAMDRDNRWERVEKAYRAMTEGVGTSFESSAAAIADAYAQGQTDEFVEPRFVGGEKPCTVDDGDGMIFFNFRADRAREITRTFTSSDFSGFSREKTPRLAGYVCLTEYDASFGLPMAFPPETYPELLGEVVSRAGRKQLRIAETEKYAHVTFFFNGGSEEPFDGEDRVLIPSPKEVATYDLKPEMSAPAVTDAMLERVASGRYDLIVLNFANPDMVGHTGVESAAIAAMETVDACVGRVVDAVLNAGGSLLITADHGNCEQMADAKGAPHTAHTSNPVPVILVDPDRTGVKLRNGILADLAPTLLELMGIDKPAAMTGRSLLEPS, from the coding sequence ATTCGCCGTCCCGTGGCACTGGTGATACTGGATGGCTGGGGCATCAATCCCGTCTGTGAGCATAATGCCGTCTGTCAGGCCGATACCCCGCGTCTGCGGGCGTTGTTGGAATCCTGGCCCCATGCCCGCATCGGTGCCTCCGGTCGGGATGTGGGTCTGCCCGATGGACAAATGGGTAATTCGGAAGTCGGGCATCTGAACATCGGTGCCGGTCGTACCGTCTATCAGGACCTGACGCGCATCAGTCTCAGCATCGAAGAAGATACCTTCTTCGAAAATACCGAACTGCGTAAGGTGATGCAGCAGGTCGTGGAGAGTCAGGGCAAACTGCACCTGATGGGGTTGCTGTCGGATGGGGGAGTCCATTCGCATATGGAACATCTATACGCTCTGGTGGAAATGGCACGACGGGCCGGAGTGGAGCAGGTGTGCATTCATGCCTTCATGGACGGTCGTGATACGCCGCCGCAAAGCGGCGCCGGTTATCTGGCGCAACTCGAGGACAAACTGCAGGACATCGGGCTGGGCCGGGTTGCAACGGTCATTGGACGTTACTGGGCCATGGACCGTGACAATCGCTGGGAGCGGGTCGAAAAGGCCTACCGCGCCATGACCGAAGGCGTGGGCACCTCATTCGAGAGCAGCGCCGCGGCCATTGCCGATGCTTACGCGCAGGGGCAGACCGATGAGTTTGTCGAACCCCGTTTTGTCGGGGGGGAGAAGCCTTGCACGGTGGACGATGGCGACGGTATGATTTTTTTCAACTTCCGCGCCGATCGTGCCCGGGAGATTACCCGTACCTTTACCTCATCGGATTTCAGCGGCTTCAGCCGCGAGAAGACACCGCGCCTGGCCGGCTACGTCTGTCTGACCGAATACGATGCCAGCTTCGGCCTGCCCATGGCTTTTCCACCGGAAACCTACCCCGAACTGCTGGGCGAAGTGGTGTCCCGGGCGGGACGCAAACAGTTGCGCATCGCCGAAACTGAAAAATATGCCCATGTCACCTTCTTTTTCAACGGCGGTAGCGAGGAGCCTTTCGACGGCGAGGACCGGGTGTTGATTCCGTCTCCGAAGGAGGTGGCCACCTATGACCTCAAACCGGAGATGAGTGCGCCGGCGGTGACCGACGCCATGCTGGAGCGCGTGGCTTCCGGGCGCTACGATTTGATCGTGCTTAATTTCGCCAATCCCGATATGGTCGGCCATACCGGCGTGGAGAGCGCGGCCATCGCAGCCATGGAGACCGTCGACGCCTGTGTCGGTCGGGTGGTGGATGCCGTACTTAACGCCGGCGGCAGTCTTCTGATCACTGCCGATCATGGCAATTGCGAGCAGATGGCCGATGCCAAAGGGGCTCCCCACACCGCTCATACCTCCAATCCGGTGCCGGTAATCCTGGTCGATCCGGATCGCACCGGGGTGAAGTTGCGTAACGGTATCCTGGCGGATCTGGCACCGACACTGCTGGAACTGATGGGGATCGACAAGCCTGCGGCCATGACCGGGCGCAGTCTGCTTGAGCCTTCATAA
- a CDS encoding lipopolysaccharide assembly protein LapA domain-containing protein — translation MILMAFVFLVLIIFFLLFYILNPQTVAVFYWFGNEFTSSLAVVVAASVLSGLLIGYLLYIYGATGHLVRDWRRKRTEKRHRSVMDLYRQAMGRLVSGDLKKSRRLLLKAHGQDGTQLEVLQAMARVCRAEGQPSEALEYLLKARKQSAENLQVLFLLADTYLAADQVEDAVATYRSILAVEPDNLEALRRLRDLHMRSELWNEASDLQKRLLKKLGGTPDNQEQRIRCGLRLETARMVLESGRADTAAADLKALVKDQPDFVAARVLLGDAWEVAGQPQEAAGVWQEGYRRFGEAVFLARLEDLAMATENPTELLDFYRTTALNRPEDLLLRLYYGKFCLRLEMVEEALEQLSEIEKSGADFPQLHLLLAEAHVRRSRMDESVKEFRKVLDFDGRTNFGYACDACNAASAEWFGRCEECGAWGSCRLSGYERIKNPPVSDLREIHHGEQSA, via the coding sequence ATGATTTTGATGGCGTTTGTTTTTCTCGTGCTGATTATTTTCTTTTTGCTTTTTTACATTCTCAATCCTCAGACCGTTGCGGTGTTCTACTGGTTCGGTAACGAGTTCACCTCTTCGCTGGCCGTGGTCGTGGCGGCCTCGGTACTGTCGGGCCTGCTGATCGGTTACCTGCTCTACATTTACGGTGCTACGGGACACCTGGTACGGGATTGGCGTCGCAAACGTACGGAAAAGCGCCACCGCAGTGTCATGGACCTCTATCGACAGGCCATGGGGCGCCTGGTTTCCGGGGACTTGAAAAAGTCCCGGCGTTTATTGCTTAAGGCCCATGGTCAGGATGGCACCCAGCTGGAGGTGCTGCAGGCCATGGCGCGGGTATGCCGTGCCGAAGGTCAGCCGTCCGAAGCCTTGGAATATCTGCTCAAGGCTCGCAAGCAGTCGGCGGAAAATCTGCAGGTGCTGTTTTTGCTTGCCGATACCTACCTTGCAGCCGACCAGGTGGAAGATGCCGTGGCGACTTATCGCTCCATTCTTGCCGTGGAACCGGATAATCTGGAAGCCTTGCGGCGTTTGCGCGATTTGCATATGCGCAGCGAACTCTGGAACGAAGCGTCCGACCTGCAAAAACGATTACTTAAAAAACTCGGGGGCACGCCCGATAACCAGGAGCAGCGGATCCGCTGCGGGTTGCGTCTGGAAACGGCACGCATGGTACTGGAGTCCGGCCGCGCCGATACGGCCGCAGCCGATTTGAAAGCTCTGGTCAAGGATCAACCCGACTTCGTCGCGGCCCGCGTACTGCTGGGCGATGCCTGGGAGGTTGCCGGACAACCCCAGGAAGCTGCAGGCGTCTGGCAGGAAGGTTACCGGCGTTTTGGCGAGGCGGTTTTCCTGGCGCGCCTGGAAGATCTGGCCATGGCCACCGAAAATCCCACCGAACTACTCGACTTTTATCGTACCACCGCTCTAAACCGGCCAGAGGATTTGTTGTTGCGATTGTATTACGGCAAGTTCTGCCTGCGCCTGGAAATGGTTGAGGAAGCCCTCGAGCAGCTGTCGGAAATCGAAAAATCCGGCGCCGATTTCCCCCAACTGCATCTTTTGCTGGCAGAGGCTCACGTCCGCCGCAGTCGCATGGACGAATCGGTCAAGGAATTCCGTAAAGTCCTCGATTTTGACGGGCGCACCAACTTCGGATATGCCTGCGATGCCTGCAACGCTGCGTCCGCGGAATGGTTCGGACGGTGCGAAGAGTGCGGCGCCTGGGGCAGTTGCCGCCTGTCCGGGTATGAAAGAATCAAGAATCCGCCCGTCAGCGATTTGCGGGAGATTCATCATGGAGAACAAAGCGCATGA
- the rlmH gene encoding 23S rRNA (pseudouridine(1915)-N(3))-methyltransferase RlmH, whose translation MKICLLCVGRLSIGYLREGAADFEARLQRYLPVRIVELKEEKSGKNDAEYIRRQEGRRILEKIPAGSFVIALDERGRSVSSEKLAALLERHMMESTPELTLIIGGAYGLCDEVKQRADMLMSLSEMTLTHQMARLVLLEQLYRGFTIVRNEPYHNR comes from the coding sequence ATGAAGATCTGCCTGCTTTGCGTGGGGCGCCTCTCCATCGGTTACCTGCGCGAAGGCGCGGCCGATTTCGAAGCGCGTCTGCAGCGCTACCTTCCCGTGCGCATTGTGGAGCTGAAGGAAGAAAAGAGCGGCAAAAACGATGCGGAATATATTCGCCGCCAGGAAGGGCGCAGGATTCTTGAAAAAATTCCGGCGGGATCTTTTGTGATCGCGTTGGATGAGCGTGGTCGTTCCGTATCATCGGAAAAGCTGGCCGCTTTACTCGAACGGCATATGATGGAGTCGACTCCCGAGTTGACCCTGATTATCGGTGGAGCCTACGGCCTTTGTGATGAGGTCAAACAGCGCGCTGACATGCTGATGTCTCTGTCGGAGATGACTTTGACCCATCAGATGGCCCGTTTGGTGCTGCTTGAGCAGTTGTATCGCGGTTTTACCATTGTGAGAAACGAGCCGTACCATAACCGTTGA
- the rsfS gene encoding ribosome silencing factor — MQAKQQALLCASYALDKKAFDVRLLDVTGKSSLTDFLLIVSGGSDRQVGAIAESIELGMKKEHDVMPLAVEGKQEGRWVLLDYGDVMVHVFQQAVRQYYDLEGLWTEAPEVPIEEIEGA; from the coding sequence TTGCAAGCTAAACAACAAGCGCTTTTGTGCGCCTCCTATGCTCTGGATAAAAAGGCTTTCGACGTCCGCTTGCTGGATGTTACCGGAAAGTCGTCGTTGACTGATTTCCTGTTGATCGTTTCGGGGGGATCGGATCGTCAGGTGGGGGCCATTGCGGAATCCATCGAACTCGGTATGAAAAAAGAACATGACGTGATGCCCCTGGCCGTCGAAGGCAAGCAGGAAGGACGCTGGGTGCTGCTGGATTACGGTGATGTCATGGTCCATGTCTTTCAGCAGGCGGTCCGCCAGTATTATGATCTGGAGGGACTCTGGACCGAAGCGCCGGAAGTGCCCATCGAGGAAATCGAGGGAGCATGA
- the nadD gene encoding nicotinate-nucleotide adenylyltransferase, whose amino-acid sequence MKLGILGGTFNPIHSAHLRIAEEVRERCRLDRILFIPAATPPHKELAGEIPFADRHAMVAAAIADNPDFAVTDLENRRAGKSYSVHTLELLRQEYPRDEFYFIIGMDSYRSLGIWKDFPRLFELTNLVVAARPGSPCDDPLRLLPVVIQEQFCYDENAHMLRHQSGHVVIFLEETFLDISSTHIRQLVAAGRSIRYLLPSGVEHYIYRHGLYRSQERS is encoded by the coding sequence ATGAAACTCGGCATCCTCGGCGGAACTTTCAACCCCATCCATTCGGCGCATCTGCGTATCGCCGAGGAGGTGCGGGAACGCTGCCGACTCGACCGCATTCTGTTCATACCGGCGGCGACACCGCCGCACAAGGAGTTGGCCGGCGAGATTCCGTTTGCCGACCGCCACGCCATGGTGGCGGCCGCCATTGCCGATAATCCCGACTTCGCGGTGACCGATCTGGAAAACCGGCGCGCGGGCAAAAGCTATTCCGTTCATACCCTGGAGCTGCTGCGACAGGAATACCCGCGGGACGAGTTTTATTTCATTATCGGCATGGATTCCTATCGATCCCTCGGGATCTGGAAGGATTTTCCGCGCCTGTTCGAACTGACCAACCTGGTGGTGGCGGCCCGTCCCGGCAGCCCCTGCGACGATCCGTTACGGTTGCTGCCCGTTGTCATACAGGAACAGTTCTGTTACGATGAAAACGCTCACATGCTGCGCCATCAAAGCGGCCATGTGGTGATTTTCCTGGAAGAAACATTTCTCGATATTTCCTCGACGCATATTCGGCAACTGGTGGCTGCAGGTCGTTCCATTCGTTATCTGCTGCCGTCCGGGGTTGAACATTATATTTATCGGCACGGTCTCTACCGCAGCCAAGAAAGGTCGTAA
- a CDS encoding glutamate-5-semialdehyde dehydrogenase codes for MTLQDEIKQLAKEARDASRTLAQVSTTVKNDLLKGMADALVAATTALMAENAKDLEAGREKGLSDAMLDRLRLDEARIQGMADGLREVAELPDPVGEVTGMWRRPNGIQVGRMRIPLGVIGIIYESRPNVTADAAGLCLKSGNAVVLRGGSEAIHSNRAIAGVLKGVLAALGLPAGALQLVGTTDRAAVTELLKQEDYIDLIIPRGGEGLIRFVSENSRIPVIKHYKGVCHSFVDADADFDMAEKICVNAKVQRPGVCNAMETLLIHKDAAEVFVPRIARVLGELGVELRGCAETCRLAPGTTPAVDSDWGAEYLDLILAVKVVDGLDAAIAHIQQYSSLHTEVIVTRNYPNSQRFLREINSSVVMVNASSRFSDGNQFGLGAEIGISTTKLHSFGPMGLEDLTTRKFIVFGEGQVRE; via the coding sequence ATGACGCTGCAGGACGAAATAAAGCAATTGGCAAAAGAAGCAAGAGATGCCTCGCGGACTCTGGCCCAGGTGTCGACGACGGTCAAGAACGATCTGCTCAAAGGCATGGCCGATGCCCTGGTGGCGGCGACCACGGCCTTGATGGCGGAAAATGCCAAGGATCTTGAAGCGGGTCGGGAAAAAGGGCTGTCCGATGCCATGCTCGATCGCTTGCGTCTTGACGAGGCACGTATTCAGGGTATGGCCGACGGCCTGCGCGAGGTGGCCGAACTGCCCGATCCGGTCGGGGAAGTAACCGGCATGTGGCGTCGTCCCAACGGAATTCAGGTCGGACGCATGCGCATCCCTCTGGGGGTGATCGGCATCATTTACGAGTCGCGGCCCAACGTTACCGCCGATGCTGCCGGCCTGTGTCTGAAAAGCGGCAATGCCGTGGTGTTGCGCGGCGGGTCCGAAGCGATCCATTCCAACCGTGCCATCGCCGGGGTGCTCAAAGGCGTACTGGCGGCCCTGGGATTGCCCGCGGGTGCTCTGCAACTGGTCGGCACCACGGACCGGGCGGCGGTCACCGAGTTGCTCAAACAGGAAGATTACATCGATTTGATCATTCCGCGCGGCGGCGAAGGGCTGATCCGTTTTGTCAGTGAAAATTCGCGCATTCCGGTAATCAAGCATTACAAGGGGGTCTGCCATTCCTTCGTCGACGCCGATGCCGATTTCGATATGGCTGAAAAAATCTGCGTCAATGCCAAGGTTCAGCGTCCGGGCGTCTGCAATGCCATGGAAACCTTGCTGATTCACAAGGATGCCGCCGAGGTTTTCGTGCCGCGTATCGCCCGCGTGCTTGGCGAGTTGGGGGTCGAATTGCGCGGTTGCGCCGAGACCTGCCGCCTGGCTCCCGGCACCACGCCTGCCGTTGATTCGGACTGGGGGGCGGAATATCTCGACCTGATTCTGGCGGTCAAGGTGGTGGACGGTCTGGATGCAGCCATCGCGCACATCCAGCAATACAGCTCCCTGCATACGGAAGTCATCGTTACCCGGAATTATCCCAATTCCCAGCGGTTTTTGCGCGAAATCAACTCCAGCGTGGTGATGGTCAATGCTTCATCGCGTTTTTCCGACGGCAATCAGTTCGGTTTGGGGGCGGAGATCGGTATTTCCACCACCAAACTGCACTCCTTCGGACCCATGGGGCTGGAGGATCTGACCACCCGCAAGTTTATCGTGTTCGGGGAAGGCCAGGTCAGGGAGTAA